The following nucleotide sequence is from Coleofasciculaceae cyanobacterium.
AAAGAAAGGCTCTAATGCAGCGCGTACGCGGACGTGCCTCCAGGCACTAATCCTTTAGGGCAGATCGTCGTCTTCGACGACTGCACAGCTTTGCTGTGTGCGGTATAAAGCTAAAGACAATCTCAATCGAGTTTATCAAGACATATCTAACCAGAGAAAAGATTGGTTTTGGAACTTAGCACATAAGTTAACCAATGAATATGATGTGCTGATATTTGAAGACTTAAACCTAGACGGCCTGAAAAAGTTGTGGGGCAAGAAAATTAGCGATTTAAGCTTCGCTAGTTTTCTTGAAATACTTAAAACTGTTGCGCTCAATAAGGGTAAATTGATTCATTTCG
It contains:
- a CDS encoding transposase — encoded protein: MRYKAKDNLNRVYQDISNQRKDWFWNLAHKLTNEYDVLIFEDLNLDGLKKLWGKKISDLSFASFLEILKTVALNKGKLIHFVDRFYPSSKTCSNCGYINQELVRPVSA